The genomic stretch aataatatctttaataaaagtagttagttaataaattttgaatataataatctaattatttatcaagtattataaaataaattttaatgattttatatttttatgttaatgtttaaaatattattttaatataatttttaaatattataaaaaagttttgcataataattaattttattaaataaaaaatactcatatattttatatttaattattaaagaataaaagattttgttgctgtttaaagtattgtgtattaaagtattgccatttaaaacatttatttatgtactaggatattctatatttattagagtccatcaatgctcttattttatattagcctttgattttcatctaataaaatctaatgacCTATATAAATGTAGCTCATTCAATAAACACATAATGGTTGAACTCGTTTTAGACATACCTGAATTTTAAGTACTTGTAGTTTTCTGTtgcagaaaaaaaaatctttctggtgataaagaaaaaaaagagacacAAATTGATGTTCATGTGTGATATGTTTCTATGTGGAAAGATTGGTATATTTTTCAGTGCAATATGTTGGGTAATTAcaaatcttatatttattttgattttaaggTATAATTAGATGTTTTTTTtgagatatttatttttatatttaattgttggatttgaattctctaaaatttaaattttattttagagagtaaagtgtgatcttctacTATTGaataatttctcttttatatttattttttgtcccACCTATGAAATCAATGGTAAGAGATCACACattactctctaaagtgaaattcaaactttagaggatgCAAATCTTTAATTGTTATAAAATTGATGATAATATTCTCTCAAAATATaatgaaattaataaatttcttagttaacaataataattttttttaactcttTTGAATGAAGAAAAACactcaataattaaaatacacaCATGATTAGTATGTTTTAAATAGTAGGAaagaatttatttatatatattacagACATCAATTATAATTTGTCACGTATATCAATTGTTGTAACTCTTCTATTGTCAATAggtataatattttatttttaaaaagttgtatcaaaaacataatattttaaacatacACCATTTTTAAAGAATTGTATTTCTTTAGCTAAATAATACTATTTGtcattattataattaaaaatgtaTAAATAGCTAGTAactatttattaatattaataataacattaataatattaataatattaattaaccaaatttttaaatacttttTACAGTAATTAAAAGCAATCGGATTCTTCAATTTCATAaaagttataatttaaaaattataacaataatttttttgtttttaaaaagttaaattcttttaaatatttttaaaattgaaaataggtccctcaatttcagttttcaaaaaattataatattaaaattgaactttctaaaaataaaaagagagtAAAAAGGGGTGGAAATAATAATGCATATGTATGGTATGGaaatggtatatatatatatatatatatatatatatatatatatatatatgagcaatgctaggggccagcaacttttgtgattgttagccatcaactaaccatcaatgatgatttgatggtgtgagattagtgtgaaatttcatccaatggtTCACCTTTCTCTGCtagttacatgctggccaaaatttaATAGAATTGCTGGCCCCTAGACTttccctatatatatatatatatatatatatatatatatatgtatgtatgtatgtatgtatgtatgtatgtatgcatgcatgcatgTTTGAATTGATTGATGTGGCCAAAAGAGGagtgagagaaaataaaagaaagagaaaaatatagTTATTAATAATGGGTGATATGTGGTCATCTTTGGTCACCATCATCACTGGTGACTGCCAAAGTTTTGTCCTGTTTTGGAATAACACACACTCTTACTCCCACTTCTCCATTTTAACCCTTGGTCACTTTTCTTCATTCAGTCTCTATTTTCTTCGTCATGGTAACATACTAACATATCATAAAACTCCCACTTCACTTCTGATTCCACccatcccccccccccccccccccccccccccgggGGCAACCCCCACCCCCCTCCCGGAAATAAACCTTGACAGTacacttatttatttatttgtttgtttaataaatatatataaacacATTTAAACGAGCGAGCAGACATGCCCTTAGGCCTTATGATCCTTTACTTTGTCTtttaaccgaaaaataaaatctaCAAATTTTAggcatatatacatatataacaTGTATGTAGTGATTAATCGTTgtctttatttaaataaataaccTACAACAATAGAATTAATCATTGGATACAAGAGCTAATAAAGAAACTAAGAAAATTTCTGATAACCTGACAATCCATTATATTTCAATTCCATTCCCGAccaataattatatataaactaGTCACCACTACCACTCTTAAGCAGCATTAACCTCCAACCAAACCATAACTAACTAGCTTCTTAATAATTACTACTCACACTCTCTTCCTATCACTTTCTCcctttcttcctttctttctaTCTCTATCTGACAACGAGAATGTACACATACAAAATGAAAACCACGCATTCCTCTCTTATAATAGCTTAGCCTAATATCTCTTCTACTGTCACTGCCCAGGTTTCTCTTTCTCTGCATGATTCTCAAATTACTATCACGGGAAACCACTacatattataattatttattatatttattatatataataagttCAGATGATGGAAAAATCCCAAACCCTAGCTAGTTCTTGAATCTCATATTACTgttttgaaagaaagaaaaaaaaaatgttactcTGATCTGTTGCAAGATCCAACCGTAAAATCTGTAGATCTTACAGAGTGTAGGCATGGATTTGGTTTCTGAATCATCACCACCAGCATCAAACGCCACAGCTCCGACAACCACCACCGTCAACGGTGTTGGCGGAGGAGGAGGAAGTAACAGCGTTGTAGCCGtttcttcatcttcatcatcttcttcttctccttcatcgAGCCGTTATGAGAACCAAAAGCGGCGAGACTGGAATACGTTCTGTCAGTACCTCCGCAACCACCGTCCGCCGCTCTCGCTGAACCTCTGCAGCGGCGCACACGTGCTCGAGTTCCTTCACTACCTCGATCAGTTCGGAAAAACGAAAGTTCACAACCATAACTGCCCCTTCTTCGGCCTCCCGAACCCTCCGGCGCCCTGCCCCTGCCCGCTCCGCCAAGCCTGGGGCAGCCTCGACGCCCTCATCGGCCGGCTTAGGGCGGCCTATGAGGAGAACGGCGGCAGGCCGGAGTCCAACCCGTTCGGCGCCAGAGCCGTTAGGATTTACCTTCGTGATGTCAGAGATTTTCAGGCCAAAGCTAGAGGAGTCAGTTatgagaagaagaggaagaggccGAAGCCGAAGGTCAACAATAATGACGGTGCCATGGCCGCCGCTGccactactactactacttaATGAAATGAAACGAAATGTTTCATCAACAGGTATATCAGCATCTATCACAAGTGTTatataaatgaaaaatgtttttgaccaTTTCTTTCTTATACTCATTGTGTACTTTTTCGAGTAGAAATTACATTcgattttataataataaatcgAAGAGTAATCGCACACAATGGATATAAGAATTGTGAATTAATTATTGGTCTGTTGCGTATCTTAATGTTTATAAGTTAATGTGTTCTTATTAGAATTTCAAGTAATTTGTGCTTTTCTCTATTGGAATTTTAACCAGGTGGCTTTATTTGTTGCCTTctatatctatctatctatcaaGTCGTGTCTTCTAATTCTGTACCTTCTCCATTTAAAGAGTTTTTTGAGATGGAATTTATTGTTCTTAGCTTCTTGTTGTGAGTTGGGAGTAAGAAATAATGGATATAGTAGTGGAAATGAGTTTACAACTGCCATGAATTTCTGCATCTGCGGTGCCAAATATCAAACTATATATGGGATAGTATATAAATGAGTTTGCAACTTAATGTTTATAAGCAACTTAtgatctattttttatttttatttttattttttttgtttctattaGTTTGTACTAGATAGTATATATGAGAttatacaaaataacaaaatagtCTAAAACAGtttaaatgattttattttgtatttttatttactgtttatcttaattattttatatttttaaatattattagaataaataaataatattaaatatgtaattataaatattagacgtatatttttttaagaacaATTTCATAGccaacaaatattattttttttttgtcttgcACTTATATTTAAAGGGTTTTGCACATaagaagtatatatatatatatataatttgtatttatatttactAGTGTTTacacacataaattaatatagtttatacttattttttttaaattttatatacataaattaataaaatttatttattaaaaataatttaatatttatactgatcaaataataattaaaaaataataaaaattgttggctctttaAGAATTTATGTTTTTGTAATGCATCACTTTAATCTCATATCCTATATATCTTCCTTCGTGAACTTATTGAAAGTTATTAATATTGACATGGGTTAATTTGGTGTAGACAATGGATATTGGATATATGGGATATTCTATTAATTATGAAATATATAGATATATTGTggtgttattattattaatgttatTATATATGGTACAACttcttccattgatactttATCATATACTTGTTAAGCagtatttttatcatttttcttttaagattcTCTTGGAAAGAGTTGGAGATAATAGTTTCAGATTATGTTTTTTATAACATCTTTTTGATAGGTAAGAAACAGTCTAAATCATCATGAAAAGCTGTCATGAAAAGAAGTGTTTAGTAgctaataaatatatttttgatgtCACAACTTTAATTCATGATTTGATGAGTAATAAAAGCTAATTATATTCAAACTATAGTCTGAAAGCTACAAACGGAAAAGtctttatatgtatatagtttttattattaagaataCGAATTATTAGAATAAAACCAAACTATTAGTCAGAGTATTGTATTCACAAAGAGTAAGTACTCAATATTAAATATAGAAACTCAGTAAATACACTTATTCAATTTCAACAAATATATATCATAGCTCTATTGAGAGTTGTTTTAGATTATTGCTACCCAGGCCAGTATTCTTTTAAtggaattttattttgtttttacttACAAGTTTCACATTGTTGAGAATATGATCTTGACTCTAGTTTATTCCAATGTGTTTAGCTTTTAGGGTTGACTTAAGTGAGCTCAATTCAAATATTCTTTAATTATGAAACTAAAGTAGAATTCTTTCTTTTAGCCCTT from Arachis stenosperma cultivar V10309 chromosome 9, arast.V10309.gnm1.PFL2, whole genome shotgun sequence encodes the following:
- the LOC130951562 gene encoding protein LIGHT-DEPENDENT SHORT HYPOCOTYLS 1-like, giving the protein MDLVSESSPPASNATAPTTTTVNGVGGGGGSNSVVAVSSSSSSSSSPSSSRYENQKRRDWNTFCQYLRNHRPPLSLNLCSGAHVLEFLHYLDQFGKTKVHNHNCPFFGLPNPPAPCPCPLRQAWGSLDALIGRLRAAYEENGGRPESNPFGARAVRIYLRDVRDFQAKARGVSYEKKRKRPKPKVNNNDGAMAAAATTTTT